TATGTCGTAaaagttaatataattaatttgttattttgtgacCTTTACATATGCAATACCCCTTACTTATATTCGCTGTTAAGTACTTTAATATTTTCTTGctttaatttcaaaagcaaatatattAACTTATTCAAGCGTCTTCCCATAgcttatatatctaattattatgtattttgcaaaaaaaaacaacaactagAAAATCACCTACTGTAGCCAATAGTGAGTTTGTTGGGAGAGGCTACCTATGTGGTCTTCTGTTTCTACTTGAAGCTTATTGAAGAAACGAAATATTGATGTTCCCTTTCAAGTACTTCGGATCgttatattttcctttcattGATAGTGCTTTTTTCTTTGATCCTCTATAAATATAAAGTACGAAAGCACCCAGAAGTTTTAATGTTGTGAGGTAAATTAAATGTGTCGCTGATTTagtatataaagaaaaaaatactttctatttttagatagTCCTTCTTGATGGAGTTACGGCTGTACTTAATGCTACAGCGCTAGCTATCGCGGATGAAGGCGGTAAGTCAACATTATCATAGATGTCAATGAGTTTCATGTAagtatgaacattttgtttacTGTAACACCTCTAACAAGACAATACATTGAcattatttgtagttttatttatattaagaGAATAACTAGCATGATGAGGGCTGGAAAAACTGATCTGGTCAGTCAAAATGACTTGTCCTAATTTACCAAAAATATTACAGTACTGCCATGTGGACTACGGTGTCCTTGATGAAGGTTATGTATAGTTTGATCGATTTTAAACGTCACAACATCAATTCAATTGACAATTATCGTTTGGTTTATGAGCTACATGGGTAAAGGGTCATTGACGTTTTTCTTGACATTACCAACACCAAAGTAGTGTTGGTCATTATGACAGCCTTATTGAAACCATGAAAACAATAGGGTACATATTCCATCAACTTCTTTCTTTAAAACGGTAATAATAAGAGTATATGCTAAAAACAACTCTTTGAAAGAAGTGATATTTGAACATCAATACCAATACACGGATGTACTAGCATTTGACGTTATGATAATTCATTCGCTATTCGTAAAACGACAatatgatgatgtatatattgatgaGACATACTTTGTCGATAATGGACTCCTACTTTCCTTCGaatgatttatttgttaatattattaaaCGCCCCAAACTAATAAATCAATATGACATCAATGCCATTAAACTTACATAGAAATGAAATGCTTTACTAATAATGTCCTGGTATGAGTGTCAAATCCAATGTCTGCCATGACATTCGATAGCACATACTTGATACATTCAACCTCCTCATGATATCATATTAAAGTATTTCCGAGGTCTACTTTTAAATGGAATAGAGTAATAAACCTCTTTCCAAATTAATACCAGCAATAGTTGATGACGGTCAGCTACGTATCAATCtttatttaattgattaatttattAATCAATTTTTGCTTTGGGatgaaaaacaaatgttaatcTCCTTTTTTATAATAGTGAATCACTGTGCTGATGTTGTTGATACTCTATTGTTCCTAGAGACCATACTTTGTCCTATTCCTACCTATGGACGCATCCTAAATGATATAGAGGAAGTGGCAGGAGCCCGGTTCTACAAAGTGCCAATGTTCAAGGTATCCTTGTCTAAGAATAATGCTATGTTATGGGAAATCCTTCAAACCACATCAAATTTcacttcaaaataaaaacataattgaaataCAATGTGTACAGTTTTCTTCTGAATATATTGTATACGCaaattgtgtttatatatgtgaaCTTATTAACTAATGTCTTGATATCACAGTAATACAAACTAATCACATTTTCCAGGAGTATGATACTGGAGATGCCGCCGAGTTCCAGCTTAGTGTTATTGAAAAGTATTATCATAAAGCGATTGACGAGGTAAaaatatctatacatttttCCCCTTCCAATGTCCTTATAACCTTATCAATAGAAAAGTTTTTACTTAAAAATCTTGTTTTTAATCTGGATACAATGGTTGTACAGTTTTTTTCCATATACACgtaaattgtttttatgataTAACTAGAAAACTATCGATAAAGTTATTGTTAACACTTATTGAAACAATATACCATTATCAATTAACAATTTGCTTACATCTCACTTCACTGGCAGGGTCACACTGTAAAAGGTGTCATACTGTGTAATCCTCAAAATCCGACAGGGAAGGTATACAGCAAAGACGACATATCCAGTCTGCTAGAGTTCTGTGCAAGGTATTACGTAGTATTGTTAGTAAAATGGCTGTTTTTGAAAATACacatttgatataacattaaatgacttgatatataaaattttaaaatagatATTACAATGCACTCTGTCCAAACCGGACTCTGCCCAATTCGGATATTTGCCAAAACCGGCCAAATAATTTGGTCCCAAAAATACCCTTCTTTATCTATAGTAAATAAACTCTGCAtaatccggactctgtctattctgtaatccGGCCAAAATGTACTTGatatgttttctgttttttaaattgttattaATAATGTCATTACAAGCACAGAAAAAAGAACAACACTGAATTTCCAAAGTGTTttcatatacatacaaataagCTTGACTATCTGAGTATAATTCCGTTGAATGGACTGTTTTAGCAAAAAGATCCATGCAGTTATCGATGAGATTTATGCTCTGTCATGTTACGACAAACCGACATTCaccagtgtactacagtgtgaTATCCCGGATCCGTGTCGTACCCACTTCCTGTGGGGATTCAGTAAGGTAAGGGTATCGAGTGTATGTTGTATCACTCTTACTGTAGGGGCTCAGTAAGGTCTAACAGTAGAAAAATATCAACTAAGTTTGTACTATATCAAATAACACTGATGATTCAAAATACAGTAGTAGCATATTCCCTTGGTACCGAATAAAATACGCAATTTgctattaaatgtttaaatagtAAAAGGGAAAATGGGAAAATGGGAAATTGATACTATGCAGATACACATTGATGGTTATTACAGCATATCTATGTACGGTAATATCGAAATAACTTTAAAAGGGTATTATTAGCTGGTTTAAATgtattaattgcaaataatgaACAAATATGTTATTCGTATCTCAATAATGAGTCGTATTTATCAAAATCCAGAAAGTACAACAACTTCAGGATAAATGCAGAATATTTCCATACATTCACTTCTAGTTGTTTTCCATCAGGATCTGTCTCTATCAGGCTTCAGGTGTGGAATGATATACAGTGAAAACACCCGGTTACTGGATTACGTTAAAAAAGTAGCCTTCTTCTGCTCGGTTCCTGCTCCTGTTCAAATCATTTTGAATGCCATCATATCTGACTCCGGTTAGTACGTTTTACATTTATTAACCCCAATAAAAAGGTAGTAAAAGTTACTGGATTGTTAAAGAAATTAACACAATTACATATTATTGTTACCgttctttgttttatatttgttaagAGGAAAAATAACAAAGAATCTATATGTCGAAAAGCAAAATAATTGGTAGCATAATATTTGACCTCGTACACTACGACGTTGCGGCTGACAAGAGTGAGCCATTTTAAatgatcattataaaaataatacaaaatcgTCATTATATCATGATAATATAGGATTATATTGTCATCACTAGTGATACTATTAAGTTAATTCACATATTTCATCGGTAATAATgtgataaaattttatttcgTTACTTTGAAGTGAGGATCCCTGTTTATGCTTATGCGAGACAAAAACAACTACAAAAATACCGGAGATGTTTATCATTCAGCTTAAGGCGTACTTACATACAACGAGACAACAGTATACACAGAATACCAATAATATAGCCAACCTATAAGATAAATCATACGATATATTATAAACTCTATAGACTCGTTTTTATATACAGAGTGGCTAGACACAGTGTACTTCCCATCATATCAAGAACGTCAACgggaaaattttgaaattgcaTGTGCTGGATTAGAAAAGATTGGGATACCCTTCTACCATGGAACTGCTGGAAGCTATATTTGGATGAACTTAACAAAGGTTCGTATTATCGGAAATATATCTGATACAGcgtctttctttctttttgtatttttaagggtgtgtgtgatttttttatttcatttttgtgtcaaaatctgaaaaaaatttcaataaGATTATTCGCtgaaaaatagatatatatatatatattgttattgctTTGAACGTTGTAGTATCTGTCAAACAAGACAGAAGAAGAGGAGTTGGCGCTGTTCCATAAATTACTTGAAGGTGGTGTATACCTATGTCCTGGTAAAGAAATGATCTCACCCTATCCTGGATGGTTCCGTCTTACATTTACAACGTACAAAGACCACGTGAttgaaggtacatgtaattaaaaatgtgcagtatatcttatttttattttccacTGAAAACGATAATATTGTGCTAGATACTCAATAACACCAAAGACAATTTAACTGCCAAGGTGAGTTTTGAGcgaatgatttttttctgagaGAGGTCAAAACGTAGGTgatgaaaaatacatatatgatatacaaaaaaGTACATATCAGTATTCAGCCATTTATATAGTTTAATAAATAATATGACTTGATATCTAGTATCTGATTTGATATAGAATATAAAGTATCAATTTTGATTTAAGGTATTAGTTCTGGCAATCAAAAAGGACAAAATCGATGCAAACATCAAGTATttaatatatcttattttatCGCACATTTTAGGTTTGAAGAGGATGGAAAATATTCTGTCTACGTGTTCATCCGCTTAACGTTTTCAAGCAGTACATTATTGCAATACTGATGTTGGACTAAATCTTAGTTCAAACCCCACCACCGGATTGTAATAATTTGCTTACGATATCATAAACTTTTATCAATGTCTCAAACTTATTTTTCTCCCTTTGTTACCACAATTATATTGACTGTGAAAACAACATGTGTGTCCTTGTGTGCGATCGTTAGGTTGACCCTTGAATAGGTCAAGATCACGTTCGAAGGGATTACAACCGAGAACAAACAACAAGCTGAAGTTTACCAGATGGAGAGTGTTATCTTAAGCGGACAAACAGGTTCGtctatttttaaatgtaataaaatcaGACATAGATCTTAACGAACTTGATAGATTTTCTTATTAGGGTGTATCTCAAAAGGGCAGGAAATTAATAGGAATTAAAACTAATGCGAGTAACAATTCGCATCTGTTGCTACTAAAATACTGAAGTTGCATTGCGCGTTTTCAAGATTAATAACAGAAATTATAATTTGTGTATTTCATGTGCCTCAGAGGCTAGAGTATGAATGAAATCCGTTCTTTCTGTGATACCCATTGACAGTGTTGTACTCTGtcattgatgaaaaaaaaataataccatataaaagttgtttaaaaaagtttgaaaatctTCCACTgcacagaaacatgacatacaATTGTCGTCCATATTCGAGTTTTGTTAACGGAAACCTAGTTGTATCACGCTTTAATCGTAAATCGTTAATATCAATCATCAGTAATAATTTGGACCACCATGGAAGTGTCAGCGTAACTTAATTCGATCGTTGAAAATATTGAAACTTAAATTAAAATCAAGTATGTGATACCTTATCGCACTTCCGGAAGTCTAACACTACACCTTGCAGACAGCTGGTCTTTTCGTTTGCAATGTGAGTCATATACAGTATGTGCGTCATATTTCCAAAACTATTTGTTACTTTCAAACCATGATGAAACTATCATCTGTAATTATGGCCATTGAAACCTTTCTGTGAATGATGAAAGTATAACACAGCGAACAATAGCTAATAGTACATTATCCAATACAAATAAACCGCGGCTTCAGAGAGTAAAACGTTTCCTCATTGGACAGTTCGCTAAAAGTAGGCGAGGCTTCAAGGTCTTTCAAGGACATCGACTTGGTGTGCACGTGTGTTCGGTGGTGTACAGGGGTTCCCCGCGAAAAGAGGATTCGAACTTGCATTGTTTGCATAAATTACGATATCCGTATGATTGAATGCAAAACAAACGATTGTTTATATAGATGGTGAATTAGTATTACGCTTTCAGGTTAGAAAATATCTCTACAAACTCGTTTTAGCTTAAATAATTCGAGAACGCATGCGTGAACAACATCTAGCGGGCCCCTGCAATGCTAGACGTAATCATAGGGAATTCGTGCTAAGTTCCTATGAATGTGattattaattgaaataacatcTAAATAGCCCTGGCAGCGAAATAAACAACAACTTCAGTTAAACGACGGCACCGTTGCTGATAAAAATCGTAGATTTAGTTGCAATAGTACTAGTACTAATGGTGGGCCTGATCATGACGGTACTCAAACACGTCGGGAGGTACCGGCAGGTCTACCTGCAATTTGGACTCGTTCGACTGAAGGACAAACAGGATATGCTGTCGATATTATTCTTCCACTAGATATTCAAAAACCCTTTTTTCTGTCGCTATTTTGATCAAATGGATATGTGTGACTACAAAATCATGTGCCAAATTAATGTTTAACCAGTGGGGTGCGAATTACTGTATTTGTCAGTACATCAAATACAATCAAAACTCGTCAAGGTAGTGAAGTACTTTTGTCGTCCACAGATAACATTCAAGGGCAGTAAGTACAACGATGTTTCCTCTTAGGGTTACCTTGAGTCAGATATAATCTGGCTAGTGACGTAATGTATTCCCGTCATAGAAAAAGTCTGAGTGTGTTTTCCTCTTGTCTAAGGTTTATAAACGGTGTAGTAGTAATCGATTTTCCTTTTCACTTGACAATATGGTTTATGCTTATATGATCAAGTACACTATGTATGTGTAACACAGAAGGCACTTGCTTTCATCTAagtatatttacaaacaaacacaaaaaacatgCAATTTTTTATTACTTCCAAATAAAGAAAGGTATCACAGAATTATTTCCTGCTTAAAGACATCTATGGTCAGgtcaatgtaaataaaaaaagataatacTAATAATGGTAATAAATAATAGAGACTGAGAATAAAGGAATGCTGTAAAAGatatacattaaaaacaaaacaatactgATAGAAACTtgaacaataacaaaataagtTTAAGAACGTGAATGGCTTATGTTTGAGGACAAATAGGACATCGGAAATAAAAGAAGATTTTTCCCTCTGGAAAACAATAGATATGCCCCAAAACTCAATGAAAATGCAGATATAAATAGTTGTGAATTCAGTATATGTTTTCGTAGCGTTTCTAGTATATCATAATGCTAGCATTTAAACTCTGATTTAAAAAATAGCCAATAGGTATTTTGCagggttttttttatgtgacttatcatttatatactataatataccaGCTACTGAATATACATGAGaaatgatttcctgtcttaaaAATGAGAACAACTTAAGAACGACTTGAGAACAACTTCAGAACAACTTCAGAGAAACTTCTGGTGGGAACCTGCACGTGCTGTGACGTTTCTGCCGAAGAAAAGACGAATTCGTGTAATTGACAGCGACAGACATTGACTAGAGTAGAGTTTGAGAAAATTAAGTGACGCGTAGATAAATAAAAGTGTACCGTGAACAtgccattttctttttgttaATTACCATGATCCATCTTATCAGCTGTGAGCCGTAAAACACAAACTGAGTTGTACTACTCCGCCCAAAAATAGTCCGTTCagatttctttaatttttttaatcaaaagcGCATTATTTggaaaaagaaatataatttc
Above is a window of Pecten maximus chromosome 7, xPecMax1.1, whole genome shotgun sequence DNA encoding:
- the LOC117330472 gene encoding 1-aminocyclopropane-1-carboxylate synthase-like protein 1, with amino-acid sequence MADSVSRRADRALNIPEFLVHYLLEVSANAYHSTDNPSGKINLGTIENKICEDIWLRKVEELTPLIVDKSSLYYYNLTGFDILRRNIGKFLGTKLKLSEPLDPEKIVLLDGVTAVLNATALAIADEGETILCPIPTYGRILNDIEEVAGARFYKVPMFKEYDTGDAAEFQLSVIEKYYHKAIDEGHTVKGVILCNPQNPTGKVYSKDDISSLLEFCASKKIHAVIDEIYALSCYDKPTFTSVLQCDIPDPCRTHFLWGFSKDLSLSGFRCGMIYSENTRLLDYVKKVAFFCSVPAPVQIILNAIISDSEWLDTVYFPSYQERQRENFEIACAGLEKIGIPFYHGTAGSYIWMNLTKYLSNKTEEEELALFHKLLEGGVYLCPGKEMISPYPGWFRLTFTTYKDHVIEGLKRMENILSTCSSA